GCGTGCGATCAGCGTCCCGGTCTCCGCCCAGGGCACGGTGGCGGGATCACCTGCCGCAAGGTAGGCCAGCGAGCGCACGCCCACCAGCCGCTCCATCAGGATCGCGGCGCGATAGGTCATGCCTTCGCGCACGTACGACGCGGCGATCGGCTGCGGCACGGGCAGCCCGCGCCGGAGCAGCTCGCGCAGCAGCCGGAACTCGACGAAGCTGCGCACGCGGTGCGCGCCGCGCCACAGGTGCCGGTCGCGGCTGAGCGACGCCACCGCGCCACCGCGCAGGTACTGGCGCAGCACGGTGGGGCCGTTGCTGGTGTCGTCGATGAACCAGGCGCCGCCGCGCCCGCTGCCCGACACGGCCACGGCACGCGGGCCCCAGGCCGCGGGATCGAACCAGCGCGGATCCGCTTGCCGCAGCTGCGTCTGGTCGAACAGAATCGAGCCCGAGCCGCGCCCCTCGGGTCCGGCGCGGAACGGCGTCAGGGTCTCGGTGGCGTCGAACACTGCCATCCCCCGGAGTCTAGCAAGCTTGCCGCAGCCCCATTCCGCTCCCCCGCGCTCGATCTGCCTGCTGCGCCTGTCCGCGCTGGGGGACGTGACCCATGTGCTGCCACTGGTGCGCACGCTCCAGCGCGCATGGCCGGAGGTCGCGCTGACCTGGATCATCGGCAAGGGCGAGCAGCGCCTGCTCGACGGACTGCCCGGCGTCGACTTCGTGGTCTACGACAAGAAGACCGGCCGCGAGGGCATGCGCGGCCTGCGTCGCGAGCTCGCCGGCCGCAGGTTCGACGCGCTCCTGCTGATGCAGCTCGCGCTGCGCGCCAACGTGCTATCGCGCGCGGTGCGGGCGCCGCGCCGCATCGGCTACGACCGCGCACGCTCGAAGGAACTGCACGGACTGTTCGTCAACGAGCGGATCCCGGCCGACACCGGCGGGCACGTGCTGGACGTGCTGGGCGCCTTCGCCCGCCCGCTGGGGCTGCGCCAGGAGCAGATCGAGTGGAACCTCCCCGTGCCCGACGACGCCCACGCGTGGGCGCGCGCCCAGTGGCCAGACGACGGCCGCCCGACGCTGGTGGTATCGCCCTGCTCCAGCCATCCGCTGCGCAACTGGAGCGCCGAGCGCAACGCCGCCGTCGCCGCGCACGCCGCCGCGCAGGGCTGGCGCGTGGTGCTGTGCGGTGGGCGCAGCGGGCTGGAGCGGGACACCGCCGACGCCATCCTCGCGCAGGCGGGCGTCCCGCTGCTCGACCTGGTGGGCAAGGACACGCTGAAACAGCTGCCGGCGCTGCTGGCACGCGCCGACCTGGTGATGACGCCGGATTCCGGTCCGACGCACATCGCCAATGCCATGGGCACCAAGGTGCTCGGCCTGTATGCGGCCACCGATCCGGCCCGCAGCGGTCCCTACTCCGACCGCCGCTACTGCGTCGACCGCTACGACGAGGCCGCGCGCCTCTACCTGCGCCAGCCGGCCGCGGCGCTGCGTTGGGGCACGAAGATCGAGCGCGAAGGCGTGATGGACCTGATCAGCGTGGACGATGCGATCGGCGCGTTCGAACGCTACCGGGCCGACCACCCGCGCCGAGCGACGCCAGGTCAGCCCGCGGGTCCGCCCGCGTAGTCCTGGTAGGACTTTTCCTCGACGTAGCCTGAGCCCAGGGCGAGGTTGATCGCCTTCTTGATCCGCGCCCGCTCGTCGTTCTGCAGGTAGACGCTGCGCGCCAGCTCGACGAAGGCCTGGTCGAAGGCCTGCGCGCGCTCCTTCAGCCGCACCTCGTCCTCGATGTCCCACAACCGCTCGTTGACCGCCTTGAGCTCCGCGCGCAGGCGCACGATGTCGCCGCCGGCGGCCGGATGCGCCATCCAGGCCTTCTCCAGCGCCGACAGCTCGCGGCGGACATTGGCCAGCTTGGCCTCGTCGCTCATCCGTTCGGACTTGATCTGCAGGATCGAGATCTTGTCCAGCAGCTCGCCGAAGGAGACGGGGACGGTGATTTCGGACATCGGGGACCGCCGGGGCGTCGGAGGGCCGGCCAGTGTAGCGCCTCGCCTTGTCGCGGCCGCCCGCCGCCCGTATCATTGCGCCCCCGGCCCTCGTGGTCGGGACACCCCGGAGAGGTGGCAGAGCGGTTGAATGTACCTGACTCGAAATCAGGCAGGCGTTTATAGCGCCTCGGGGGTTCGAATCCCCCCCTCTCCGCCAGATACGCAAAAGCCCCCGAAAGGGGGTTTTTGCGTATCTGGCGGAGAGGGGGGAGTTTGATTCAACCATCCGGTTCGACCCGAAGGCGCGAAGCGCCGTAGGGCGCCCGGCCGCAGGCCGGGCCATCCCCCCCGGCGCAATCCCCCCTGGACATTCCGGGCTGCGGTTTCCCTGCCCAGCGACAGCCCTGCACCATCGTCCACTCCCACACCACCTCCACTCCGCGTATACCATCATCATCCCCGACGCCGCCGCGCCCTCGTACTGCATGCCAGCTGACCTCCATCGACTGCCGCCGCCGTTCTCCCATCCAGCCCTCCCGGGAACCGACGCGGCCTGCGCATGATCGAATTCGGCCATCTCACGCACGTCGGCCTGCGCCGCGAGCTCAACGAAGACACCTACTACGGTGACAGCGAACTGGGGCTGTGGCTGGTCGCCGACGGCATGGGGGGCCATGAATATGGCGAAGTGGCCAGCGCGCTCGCGCGCGAGGCGATCGTGCGCGAGACCCGGCAGGGCACGCCGCTGTCGCAGGCCATCCGCATCGCCGACGAGGAGATCATCACGGCCTCGCGTCGCCGCCAGGACGCGCTGCCGATGGGCACCACGGTGGTGGCCGCGCGGGTGAACGGAAGCCGCTTCGAGGTCGCCTGGGTCGGCGACAGCCGCGTCTACCTCTGGCGCGACGGCAAGCTGGCCCAGCTGTCCCAGGACCACAGCTACGTGCAGGAGTTGATCACCCAGGGCGCGATCAGCATCGACCAGGCGCGCAGCCATCCGCAGCGCAACGTGGTCACCCAGGCCTTGGGCGTGACGGAACCGCAGGCGCTCAACGTCGAGACCATGTCCGGCGAGCTTGCCCCCGGCATGCAGCTGCTGCTGTGCAGCGACGGCCTCACCGAGGAAGTGGACGACCGCGCGATCGCACGCGTGCTGGCGCACGGCGAATGCAGCGCACAGGAATGCGTGGACGGGCTGGTGGCCGCGGCCCTCGATGGCGGCGGCTCCGACAACGTGACCGTGGTACTGGTCCGGCGCCACTGACGGCTGTCGGCGCCGACTGCGGCGAACGGCCGGGGACGCACACCGGCCCGCGCCTGCGCGACATCCGCCTCAGGCGATCTCGGCCGCCCGCGTCGCCTCTTCGGGTTCATCCCACAGCGCCAGCCCGGCGCGGCCGCGGATCGCCGCGACGCGTGCAAGATGCGCCGCCACTTCGTCCTCCAGCACCGCGACCCGCGGGCGGGGAGCCAGCGCTCCCGCGCGCGGCAGGTCGAGGCGCACCACCGCCTGGTCCGCCGGCGACGGCCCGGCCAGGCCGAGCTCGGTCTGGCCCGCGGTCAGCGCGAGGTAGACCTCGGCCAGCAGCTGGGCGTCGAGCAGCGCGCCGTGCAGCTGGCGATGGGCGTTGTCCACGCCCAGCCGCCGGCAAAGGGCGTCCAGCGAGTTGCGCTGCCCCGGGAAGCGCTGGCGCGCCAGCTCGAGCGAGTCGAGCACCGAGGCGCACCCGCCGATGGTGCGGCCGCCGTCCAGCAGCGACAGCTCGTGGTCGAGGAAGCCGACGTCGAACGCCGCGTTGTGGATGACCAGTTCGGCACCGGCGATGAAGGCCAGGAACTCGTCGGCGATGGCCGCGAACCGCGGCTTGTCGGCCAGGAAGTCGAGGGTCAGCCCGGTCACCTCCTGTGCGCCAGGTTCGAACTCGCGATCCGGGTAGACGTAGTGGTGCCAGGTGCGGCCGGTGGGACGGCGTTCCACCAGCTCGACGCAGCCGATCTCCACGACGCGGTTGCCCTTGCGCCATTCCAGGCCGGTGGTTTCGGTGTCGAGGACGATCTGGCGCATCGGTGGGTCGGCTTGCCTCTGGTTGTCGGGTCGGTTCAACGCGCGACGGCGCGGAAGCGGATGGCCTCATTGCGCGCCAGGACATCGACGCGCTCGTTGTCCGGATCGCCCGAGTGCCCCTTCACCCAGCGCCAGTCGATGGCATGGCGGGCGGTGGCGGCGTGCAGGCGCTCCCAGAGGTCACGGTTCTTCACCGGGTCGCCGCCGGCGGTCTTCCAGCCGCGGCGGACCCAGTTGCGCATCCATTCGGTGATGCCCTTGCGGACGTACTGCGAGTCGGTGTGCAGGGTGACTTCGCAGTCCTCGGTCAGGGTTTCCAGGGCGACGATCGCCGCCATGAGCTCCATGCGGTTGTTGGTGGTCTCGGCCTCGCCGCCGACCAGCTCCCGCTCGCGGGCGCCGTAGCGCAGCAGCGCGGCCCAGCCGCCGGGGCCGGGATTGCCCAGGCAGGCCCCGTCGGTGTGCACCTCGATCGCCTTCATGCCGTGGCGGCCCCCCGGGCCACCGGCAGCAGCCGGCGCGGACGGATCGGGGTCAGCGGCAGGCTGCGCTTGTCCGCGCGCAGCAGGTAGGCCGCGCGCAGGCCAGCACCCTCGCGGCGGCGCGCCTCGACCACCGGCTCCCAGAGCGGCCCCATGCCCTCGGACACCGCACCGGGTTCAAGGCCGGCACGGCGCAGCAGGCGCCGCCAGGACAGGGGCTCGGCGGCGCGAAGGCCGTGACCGCGCCAGCGCCAGCGGTAGGGCGACAGCGGGTTCAGCGCGAACAGCAGGACCCGGCCGCCGGGCAGGAGCAGGCGCTCGACCTCTTCCAGCAGCGCGCTGCCGGGCGCGCCGGGCGCCGCCACGTGCTGCAGCACGACGGTCCCGAAGGTCCCGCTGGGCAAGGGCAGCGGCAGGCTGCAGGCCACGTCGCCCCCGAAGCGCTCGCCGCGCGGGTACAGCGCGAGTCCGCGCCCCCCTTCGGGGCGCTCGGGCGGCAGCGGCGCCAGCCACAGCCAGTGCTGCGCCGGGCGCTCGGCCAGCGCGCCGACGATGGCGGAGCGTTCGCTGTCGAGCAGCGCCGCGCCTTCGCTGGAGGCGAACCAGGCCTGGGCGGCGTCGGGTTGACCGGGTCGGGAACGGAGGGGCATGGTCGCCATTCTAGACGCCAGCTCCGGCCCACGCGCCCTGCACATGACTCCGGTTCCGATCCCGGCCTTCGCCGACAACTACATCTGGCTGCTGCCCGCCGTCCCCGGCCGGGGCTGCGTGCTGGTGGATCCAGGCGACGCCGCGCCGGTGCTCGAGGCGGCGGAAGCCGGTGACTGGCAGCCCGACGCCGTGCTGCTCACCCATCACCACGACGACCACATCGGCGGCGTGGCCGCGCTGCGGG
The sequence above is a segment of the Luteimonas sp. MC1750 genome. Coding sequences within it:
- a CDS encoding 3-deoxy-D-manno-octulosonic acid kinase; the encoded protein is MAVFDATETLTPFRAGPEGRGSGSILFDQTQLRQADPRWFDPAAWGPRAVAVSGSGRGGAWFIDDTSNGPTVLRQYLRGGAVASLSRDRHLWRGAHRVRSFVEFRLLRELLRRGLPVPQPIAASYVREGMTYRAAILMERLVGVRSLAYLAAGDPATVPWAETGTLIARFHREGLDHADLNAHNILYDDAGKGWLIDFDRGRLHIPETAWREGNLARLQRSLLKLRGARSEADVRADFARLRAGYDARWEKGF
- a CDS encoding glycosyltransferase family 9 protein, giving the protein MPQPHSAPPRSICLLRLSALGDVTHVLPLVRTLQRAWPEVALTWIIGKGEQRLLDGLPGVDFVVYDKKTGREGMRGLRRELAGRRFDALLLMQLALRANVLSRAVRAPRRIGYDRARSKELHGLFVNERIPADTGGHVLDVLGAFARPLGLRQEQIEWNLPVPDDAHAWARAQWPDDGRPTLVVSPCSSHPLRNWSAERNAAVAAHAAAQGWRVVLCGGRSGLERDTADAILAQAGVPLLDLVGKDTLKQLPALLARADLVMTPDSGPTHIANAMGTKVLGLYAATDPARSGPYSDRRYCVDRYDEAARLYLRQPAAALRWGTKIEREGVMDLISVDDAIGAFERYRADHPRRATPGQPAGPPA
- a CDS encoding DUF6165 family protein, whose protein sequence is MSEITVPVSFGELLDKISILQIKSERMSDEAKLANVRRELSALEKAWMAHPAAGGDIVRLRAELKAVNERLWDIEDEVRLKERAQAFDQAFVELARSVYLQNDERARIKKAINLALGSGYVEEKSYQDYAGGPAG
- a CDS encoding protein phosphatase 2C domain-containing protein yields the protein MIEFGHLTHVGLRRELNEDTYYGDSELGLWLVADGMGGHEYGEVASALAREAIVRETRQGTPLSQAIRIADEEIITASRRRQDALPMGTTVVAARVNGSRFEVAWVGDSRVYLWRDGKLAQLSQDHSYVQELITQGAISIDQARSHPQRNVVTQALGVTEPQALNVETMSGELAPGMQLLLCSDGLTEEVDDRAIARVLAHGECSAQECVDGLVAAALDGGGSDNVTVVLVRRH
- the dnaQ gene encoding DNA polymerase III subunit epsilon; translation: MRQIVLDTETTGLEWRKGNRVVEIGCVELVERRPTGRTWHHYVYPDREFEPGAQEVTGLTLDFLADKPRFAAIADEFLAFIAGAELVIHNAAFDVGFLDHELSLLDGGRTIGGCASVLDSLELARQRFPGQRNSLDALCRRLGVDNAHRQLHGALLDAQLLAEVYLALTAGQTELGLAGPSPADQAVVRLDLPRAGALAPRPRVAVLEDEVAAHLARVAAIRGRAGLALWDEPEEATRAAEIA
- the rnhA gene encoding ribonuclease HI; translation: MKAIEVHTDGACLGNPGPGGWAALLRYGARERELVGGEAETTNNRMELMAAIVALETLTEDCEVTLHTDSQYVRKGITEWMRNWVRRGWKTAGGDPVKNRDLWERLHAATARHAIDWRWVKGHSGDPDNERVDVLARNEAIRFRAVAR